The proteins below are encoded in one region of Pseudomonas putida S13.1.2:
- a CDS encoding S1 RNA-binding domain-containing protein, with translation MALLGRYNSLQIVKHVDFGLYLDGGADGEILLPGRYIPKNAETEVDDWLNVFIYLDSEDQLIATTEKPKVQVGEFASLKVKDINGAGIFLDWGLPKDLLMPYSEEARQLKIGDYCVVHVYLDKRTRRITATSRLDRYLDVTPADYKVGQPVELLVAGETPMGFKAIINNRHWGLIHKNEVFKFLRSGMHEKGFIKEVRHDGKIALSLQPVGAALADSLQEQIMARLEAEGGVLAVCDKSDPALISKLFNVSKGNFKKAIGALFKQGLIVIHDDRIEKA, from the coding sequence ATGGCTCTGCTTGGGCGTTACAACAGTTTGCAAATCGTGAAGCACGTGGACTTCGGCCTGTACCTGGACGGCGGCGCCGATGGCGAGATCCTGCTGCCGGGGCGCTACATCCCGAAAAACGCCGAAACCGAGGTGGATGACTGGCTGAACGTATTCATCTACCTGGACAGCGAAGATCAGCTGATCGCCACCACCGAAAAGCCCAAGGTGCAGGTGGGTGAGTTTGCCAGCCTCAAGGTCAAGGACATCAATGGTGCCGGCATCTTCCTGGACTGGGGCCTGCCCAAGGACCTGCTGATGCCGTACTCGGAAGAGGCACGGCAGCTGAAGATCGGCGATTACTGCGTGGTGCACGTCTACCTCGACAAGCGCACCCGCCGCATCACCGCCACCTCGCGCCTGGACCGTTACCTGGACGTCACCCCGGCCGACTACAAAGTCGGGCAACCGGTGGAGTTGCTGGTGGCCGGCGAAACGCCGATGGGCTTCAAGGCCATCATCAACAACCGCCACTGGGGCCTGATCCACAAGAACGAGGTGTTCAAGTTCCTGCGTTCGGGCATGCACGAGAAGGGCTTCATCAAGGAAGTTCGCCACGACGGCAAGATCGCCCTGAGCCTGCAACCGGTAGGTGCGGCCCTGGCCGACAGCCTGCAAGAGCAGATCATGGCGCGCCTGGAGGCTGAAGGTGGGGTGTTGGCCGTGTGCGACAAGAGCGACCCGGCGCTGATCAGCAAGCTGTTCAACGTCAGCAAGGGCAACTTCAAGAAGGCCATCGGCGCATTGTTCAAGCAGGGCCTGATCGTCATCCATGACGACCGTATCGAAAAGGCCTGA
- a CDS encoding right-handed parallel beta-helix repeat-containing protein, with the protein MRLMPALVALLPLLPLPALAAAPANPETLRVERYADDDQPGSLRWAIETSNQNPGHYSIDIAAVGKPPYVIRPSRALPEIKGPVRITGLPWARDGQYIAIDGSAYIKDQGVRTCPGALPGQFGTNVRTTTNPGLVLRDTQGVHLRGLEVRNFCIGILVNRASGNVIEDNRIVANKGGAGIMLTGDDGAGNPTATTTNHNKVLRNQLLDNGDGLELTRGAAFNLVADNLFRSTAANPEPSQGIEILLGNDNSVVRNRFENYSDGLQINWGKRNYLAANTFSGNSIGVSVTGEGNMLDGNLIHGNRIGVALRPEPEATATRLTGNRIWGNSQDIRRCEAGGSCVPGQRTGAIVFGVPAQAHALYVGSRGVGADLPKKDQAIICDANGEPKPCQPLPNHNQQAPRLIALEGNVLRGEVQGPVSSLLRVEFFGNAEADGTEAEQYLGEVLVNSGKQGQAQFAQVLENIGGLRSFTATVTTADGATSELSLPVRR; encoded by the coding sequence ATGCGTCTGATGCCTGCGCTGGTGGCCTTGCTGCCACTGCTCCCCCTGCCCGCCCTGGCCGCCGCACCGGCCAACCCCGAAACCCTGCGTGTCGAGCGTTACGCCGATGACGACCAGCCCGGCTCGCTGCGCTGGGCCATCGAAACCAGCAACCAGAACCCCGGCCACTACAGCATCGACATTGCTGCAGTCGGCAAACCGCCCTACGTGATCCGCCCCAGCCGTGCACTGCCGGAAATCAAGGGCCCGGTGCGCATCACCGGCCTGCCTTGGGCACGCGATGGCCAATACATCGCCATCGACGGTTCGGCCTACATCAAGGACCAGGGCGTACGCACCTGCCCCGGCGCCCTGCCCGGCCAGTTCGGCACCAACGTGCGCACCACCACCAACCCCGGGCTGGTGCTGCGCGACACCCAGGGCGTGCACCTGCGCGGCCTGGAAGTGCGCAACTTCTGCATCGGCATCCTGGTCAACCGCGCCAGTGGCAACGTGATCGAAGACAACCGCATCGTCGCCAACAAAGGCGGCGCAGGCATCATGCTGACCGGTGACGACGGCGCGGGTAACCCCACCGCCACCACCACGAACCACAACAAGGTGCTGCGCAACCAGCTGCTCGACAATGGCGACGGCCTGGAGCTGACCCGCGGCGCGGCATTCAACCTGGTGGCCGACAACCTGTTCCGCTCCACTGCAGCCAACCCCGAGCCCTCGCAGGGTATCGAGATTCTGTTGGGCAACGACAACAGCGTGGTGCGCAACCGTTTCGAGAACTACTCCGACGGCCTGCAGATCAACTGGGGCAAGCGCAACTACCTGGCAGCCAACACGTTCAGCGGCAACTCGATCGGCGTCAGCGTCACCGGCGAGGGCAACATGCTCGACGGCAACCTGATCCACGGCAACCGAATCGGCGTGGCCCTGCGCCCGGAGCCGGAGGCCACCGCCACCCGCCTGACCGGCAACCGCATCTGGGGTAACAGCCAGGATATCCGCCGCTGCGAAGCCGGCGGTTCGTGCGTGCCGGGCCAGCGCACCGGTGCCATCGTGTTTGGCGTGCCGGCGCAGGCGCATGCGCTGTATGTGGGTTCGCGCGGGGTGGGCGCCGACTTGCCGAAGAAAGACCAGGCGATCATCTGCGATGCCAACGGCGAGCCCAAGCCTTGCCAGCCGCTGCCCAATCATAACCAGCAGGCGCCACGCCTGATTGCGCTGGAGGGCAATGTGTTGCGTGGTGAAGTGCAGGGGCCGGTGTCGAGCCTGCTGCGGGTGGAGTTCTTTGGCAATGCCGAGGCGGATGGCACCGAGGCGGAGCAGTACCTTGGGGAGGTGCTGGTAAACAGTGGCAAGCAGGGGCAGGCGCAGTTTGCGCAAGTGCTGGAGAACATCGGCGGGTTGCGCAGCTTTACTGCGACCGTGACGACAGCTGACGGGGCAACTTCCGAGTTGAGCCTGCCGGTTCGACGCTAA
- a CDS encoding CsbD family protein, producing the protein MSGTKDKAKGLANEAIGNVKQGVGKVTDNDKLRAEGKAQELKGEAQQVKGDVKDAVKKP; encoded by the coding sequence ATGAGCGGTACTAAAGACAAAGCGAAAGGTCTGGCCAACGAAGCAATCGGCAACGTGAAACAGGGTGTTGGCAAGGTGACCGACAACGACAAGCTGCGCGCTGAGGGTAAGGCGCAGGAGCTTAAAGGCGAGGCGCAGCAGGTCAAGGGCGATGTAAAGGATGCAGTGAAGAAGCCTTGA
- a CDS encoding YihY/virulence factor BrkB family protein yields the protein MIFSALQGLPLHRVLVRTIKEFLDDEMSTYASALAYQALFSLFPFLLFLIALIGFLHLPDFFSWLRLQSELVLPPQALEQVNPVIDQLQQSKGGLLSVGIVIALWTASAGVRLMMSAMNAAYDVPEGRPVWKRIPLSIFYTIGLAGMLLAAAALMVLGPQVMEWIAAQIGMQEFIVTLWTILRWPVIIILLMVAVALIYYVMPDVKQKFRFITPGSVLAVVVWIVASLGFAYYVKTFADYNAMYGSIGAIIVLLLYFYISAAVLLLGAEMNAVIEHMSSEGKNPGEKDFEGHKAPETITVLGHEHPQPSQHQPSEPNPR from the coding sequence ATGATTTTTTCCGCCCTGCAGGGCCTGCCCTTGCACCGCGTGCTGGTTCGTACCATCAAGGAATTTCTTGATGACGAGATGTCCACCTACGCCTCCGCGCTGGCTTACCAGGCGCTGTTCTCGCTGTTCCCTTTTCTGCTGTTCCTGATTGCCCTGATTGGTTTCCTGCATTTGCCGGACTTCTTTTCATGGCTGCGCCTGCAATCGGAACTGGTGCTGCCACCTCAGGCGCTGGAACAGGTCAACCCGGTGATCGACCAGTTGCAGCAGTCCAAGGGCGGGCTGTTGTCGGTGGGTATCGTGATCGCCTTGTGGACCGCGTCGGCCGGCGTGCGCCTGATGATGAGCGCGATGAACGCCGCTTACGATGTGCCTGAGGGCCGCCCGGTATGGAAGCGTATCCCGCTTTCCATTTTCTATACCATCGGCCTGGCTGGCATGCTGCTGGCGGCCGCAGCACTGATGGTGCTGGGCCCCCAGGTGATGGAGTGGATCGCCGCCCAGATCGGCATGCAGGAGTTCATCGTCACGCTTTGGACCATTCTGCGCTGGCCGGTGATCATCATATTGCTGATGGTGGCGGTGGCCCTGATCTACTACGTAATGCCTGACGTGAAACAGAAGTTTCGCTTCATCACACCCGGCTCGGTACTGGCAGTGGTGGTGTGGATCGTGGCGTCACTGGGCTTTGCCTACTACGTGAAAACCTTTGCCGACTACAACGCCATGTACGGCAGCATTGGTGCAATCATCGTGCTGTTGCTGTATTTCTATATTTCCGCTGCCGTGTTGCTGCTGGGTGCGGAGATGAATGCGGTGATCGAGCACATGTCGAGCGAGGGCAAGAACCCTGGCGAGAAGGATTTCGAAGGGCACAAGGCCCCGGAAACCATCACCGTGCTGGGCCATGAACACCCGCAACCGAGCCAGCACCAACCTTCCGAGCCGAACCCCAGATGA
- the def gene encoding peptide deformylase yields the protein MIRDILKMGDERLLRIAPPVPEHMLGTAELQQLIDDMFETMRHVGGVGLAAPQIGIDLQLVIFGFERSERYPDAEAVPQTILINPVITPTSTELEDGWEGCLSVPGLRGVVPRFKHICYEGVDPQGNPINRFADGFHARVVQHECDHLIGRLYPSRIQDFAKFGYTEVLFPGLEVSDD from the coding sequence ATGATCCGTGACATTCTCAAGATGGGCGACGAACGCCTGCTGCGCATCGCCCCGCCAGTGCCCGAGCACATGCTCGGCACTGCCGAACTGCAGCAACTGATCGACGACATGTTCGAAACCATGCGCCATGTGGGCGGCGTCGGCCTTGCCGCGCCACAGATTGGTATCGACCTGCAGTTGGTGATTTTCGGTTTCGAGCGCAGCGAGCGCTACCCGGATGCCGAGGCGGTGCCGCAGACCATTTTGATCAACCCGGTCATCACGCCCACGTCCACTGAACTGGAGGACGGCTGGGAAGGTTGCCTGTCGGTGCCCGGCCTGCGGGGTGTGGTGCCACGCTTCAAGCATATCTGCTACGAAGGGGTCGACCCCCAGGGCAACCCCATCAACCGCTTTGCCGACGGCTTCCATGCGCGGGTGGTGCAGCACGAGTGCGACCATCTGATCGGCCGGCTGTACCCGTCGCGTATCCAGGACTTTGCCAAGTTCGGCTACACCGAGGTACTGTTCCCCGGGCTTGAGGTCAGCGACGACTGA
- a CDS encoding GNAT family N-acetyltransferase, whose amino-acid sequence MRAAGDAELWVARAPGIIAGLSLSAVGEGLWLTGLFVDPQQRGQGVAGQLIEAALKQAKGPTWLFCHPDLVPFYERLGFHMAGQLPEPLASRLQRYQRSKRLVALQRGQSSLTSSPGNSTSV is encoded by the coding sequence ATGCGTGCTGCGGGCGACGCTGAACTGTGGGTGGCAAGGGCCCCGGGCATTATTGCAGGCTTGAGTTTGAGCGCGGTGGGCGAAGGCTTATGGCTGACGGGGCTGTTTGTCGACCCGCAGCAACGCGGCCAAGGGGTGGCTGGGCAATTGATCGAGGCGGCGCTGAAACAGGCAAAGGGGCCGACCTGGCTGTTCTGCCACCCGGACCTGGTGCCGTTCTATGAGCGCCTGGGTTTCCACATGGCCGGGCAACTGCCAGAACCCCTGGCCAGCCGCCTGCAGCGCTACCAGCGCAGCAAACGCCTGGTGGCCCTGCAGCGGGGTCAGTCGTCGCTGACCTCAAGCCCGGGGAACAGTACCTCGGTGTAG
- a CDS encoding DUF2790 domain-containing protein, which translates to MKPLLILALVGMSSFALADEAKPVSSEPVAQQYDYTMNLDIKRVINLSTIPNVCEVVPATMTYEDHQGQVHTIQYRAMGEGCQQG; encoded by the coding sequence ATGAAACCATTACTGATTCTTGCATTGGTCGGTATGTCCTCGTTCGCCCTTGCCGACGAGGCCAAACCTGTCTCCAGCGAGCCTGTGGCCCAGCAGTACGACTACACCATGAACCTGGACATCAAACGGGTGATCAACCTCTCGACCATCCCCAATGTCTGCGAAGTGGTGCCTGCGACCATGACCTACGAAGACCACCAGGGCCAGGTGCATACCATCCAGTACCGGGCCATGGGTGAAGGTTGTCAGCAGGGTTGA
- a CDS encoding YybH family protein, whose amino-acid sequence MSTAAETEIRQLIERWMQAVRDRDIPSITAPYADDIVAFDAIQALQFKGKDAYTAHWEMCMGMCTGPMVFELAELTVHASGDLALAHWLNRCGPGDDESQCGFMRATVGYRRQGGQWQVIHEHWSAPFDMETQKALFDLKP is encoded by the coding sequence ATGAGCACCGCAGCCGAAACCGAGATCCGCCAACTGATCGAGCGCTGGATGCAGGCCGTGCGCGATCGCGACATCCCCAGCATCACCGCCCCCTATGCCGATGACATCGTTGCCTTTGATGCCATCCAGGCCCTGCAATTCAAAGGCAAGGACGCCTACACGGCGCACTGGGAAATGTGCATGGGCATGTGCACCGGCCCCATGGTCTTCGAACTGGCCGAACTCACCGTACATGCCTCTGGCGACCTTGCCCTGGCCCACTGGCTGAACCGCTGCGGCCCGGGCGACGATGAAAGCCAGTGCGGCTTCATGCGCGCCACCGTGGGCTATCGTCGTCAAGGTGGCCAGTGGCAGGTGATCCACGAGCACTGGTCGGCGCCTTTCGACATGGAAACGCAAAAAGCCCTGTTCGATCTCAAGCCCTGA
- a CDS encoding YciI family protein — MKYLCLVYCDEGLLHSLPDSPEDAECMAYAEAVHGSGRMLAAEALKPVQTATTVRVRNGHMSLTDGPFAETKEQLAGFYLVEARDLNEALNIAKGIPAARVGSVEVRPVRELQP; from the coding sequence ATGAAATACCTGTGCCTGGTCTATTGTGACGAGGGGCTGCTGCACAGCCTGCCCGACAGCCCGGAAGACGCCGAATGCATGGCCTACGCCGAAGCCGTGCATGGCTCGGGGCGAATGCTGGCGGCCGAGGCGCTCAAGCCTGTGCAAACCGCCACCACGGTGCGTGTGCGTAACGGGCACATGAGCCTGACCGACGGCCCGTTCGCCGAAACCAAGGAGCAACTTGCCGGCTTTTACCTGGTGGAGGCCCGCGACCTGAACGAAGCGTTGAACATCGCCAAGGGCATCCCTGCGGCACGGGTCGGCAGTGTCGAGGTGCGACCGGTGCGTGAACTGCAACCCTGA
- a CDS encoding RNA polymerase sigma factor, whose protein sequence is MTALAQVRAEVEAVYRRESRRILATLIRLLGDFDLAEEAMHDAFFIAVERWQRDGIPDNPRAWLVSTGRFKAIDALRRRARFDRSQADLSMLLDGQAQDPSEEELLADDRLRLIFTCCHPALSADAQVPLTLRAVCDLTTEQIARAFLQSPATIAQRIVRAKAKIRDAGIPYQVPELGELPERLESVLRVIYLVFNEGYSASSGESLLQQELSDEAIRLARLLVQLLPDAEAIGLLALMLLQASRQQARTDAQGNLVLLEQQDRSLWDRQRIDEGCELVRLALQSRAFGAYTVQAAIAAVHAEAATAEETDWAEIVGLYDVLQRHWPSAVVELNRAVALAKRDGPAVGLREVEGILARGELLDYHLAHAARAELHYQLGQVEEAREAWRQALALTRQAPERRHIEQRLKVIE, encoded by the coding sequence ATGACAGCACTGGCGCAGGTGCGCGCCGAAGTCGAGGCGGTGTATCGGCGGGAGTCGCGGCGCATCCTGGCGACGTTGATCCGCCTGCTGGGTGATTTCGACCTGGCCGAGGAGGCCATGCATGACGCGTTCTTCATCGCCGTCGAGCGCTGGCAGCGCGATGGCATCCCCGATAACCCCCGGGCGTGGCTGGTTTCCACCGGGCGCTTCAAGGCTATTGATGCGTTGCGACGACGCGCCCGTTTCGACCGTTCCCAGGCAGACCTGAGCATGCTGCTCGATGGCCAGGCGCAGGACCCCAGCGAAGAAGAGCTGCTGGCGGACGACCGCCTGCGGCTGATTTTCACCTGTTGCCACCCGGCGCTGTCCGCCGATGCCCAGGTGCCGCTGACCCTGCGCGCAGTCTGCGACCTGACCACCGAGCAGATCGCCCGCGCCTTCCTGCAAAGCCCGGCCACCATCGCCCAGCGCATCGTGCGCGCCAAAGCCAAGATCCGCGATGCCGGCATCCCGTACCAGGTACCAGAGCTGGGCGAACTGCCCGAGCGCCTGGAGAGCGTGTTACGGGTGATCTACCTGGTGTTCAACGAAGGCTATTCGGCGTCATCGGGCGAGTCACTGCTGCAGCAGGAGCTGAGCGATGAAGCCATTCGCCTGGCGCGGCTGCTGGTGCAATTGTTGCCTGATGCGGAGGCTATCGGCCTGCTGGCCTTGATGCTGCTGCAGGCGTCCCGGCAGCAGGCGCGAACCGATGCCCAGGGCAACCTGGTGCTGCTGGAACAGCAGGACCGCAGCCTGTGGGACCGGCAACGCATTGACGAGGGCTGCGAGCTGGTGCGCCTGGCCCTGCAAAGCCGGGCGTTCGGTGCTTATACGGTGCAGGCGGCGATTGCCGCGGTGCACGCTGAAGCGGCAACGGCAGAAGAGACGGACTGGGCGGAAATCGTCGGGCTGTATGATGTGTTGCAGCGGCATTGGCCGTCAGCGGTGGTGGAACTGAACCGGGCGGTGGCGCTGGCGAAGCGCGATGGGCCGGCGGTTGGCTTGCGGGAGGTCGAAGGTATTCTGGCGCGCGGTGAGCTGCTGGACTATCACCTGGCGCATGCGGCGCGGGCCGAGCTGCACTACCAGCTGGGGCAGGTGGAGGAGGCGCGTGAGGCGTGGCGGCAGGCGCTGGCGCTGACCCGGCAGGCGCCGGAGCGGCGGCATATCGAGCAGCGGCTGAAAGTCATCGAGTGA
- a CDS encoding MaoC family dehydratase has protein sequence MSQVTNTPYEALEVGQTAEYKKSVEERDIQLFAAMSGDHNPVHLDAEFAAKSMFRERIAHGMFSGALISAAVACTLPGPGTIYLGQQMSFQKPVKIGDTLTVRLEILEKLPKFKVRIATNVYNQNDELVVQGEAEILAPRKQQTVELVSPPNFVAS, from the coding sequence ATGTCCCAGGTCACCAACACGCCTTACGAAGCCCTCGAAGTTGGCCAGACGGCCGAGTACAAGAAGTCCGTTGAAGAACGCGACATCCAGCTGTTCGCTGCGATGTCCGGTGACCACAACCCGGTTCACCTGGATGCCGAGTTCGCCGCCAAGAGCATGTTCCGCGAGCGTATTGCCCATGGCATGTTCAGCGGCGCGCTGATCAGTGCTGCAGTGGCCTGCACCCTGCCTGGCCCAGGCACCATCTACCTGGGCCAGCAGATGAGCTTCCAGAAACCGGTAAAAATTGGCGACACCCTGACCGTGCGCCTGGAAATTCTCGAGAAACTGCCCAAGTTCAAGGTGCGCATCGCCACCAATGTGTACAACCAGAACGATGAGCTGGTGGTGCAGGGTGAGGCCGAGATCCTCGCACCGCGCAAGCAGCAGACAGTCGAACTCGTGTCGCCGCCGAATTTCGTCGCCAGCTGA
- a CDS encoding alpha/beta hydrolase, producing MPHDAFWLPASEHCSLYVHQWLPATPVKAVVLLAHGMAEHAGRYLRLGHALSEAGFALFAADQRGHGRTAELGSLGLFARHHGWNAVVNDLGLLAQHIGQQFPGTPLFLFGHSMGSYIAQAYLLHHSASLHGAILSGSNYQPAALYRVARLIARLEGWRQGPQGKSALIEWLSFGSFNKAFKPNRTAFDWLSRDPAEVDLYVNDPLCGFRCSNQLWLDLLQGLAQISQPGNLAQIDPNLPMLVIGGECDPVSAGKRLTHLADALRATGNRHVQLRVYPEARHEVLNETNRDEVTADILGWLEQALALGRPVRSE from the coding sequence ATGCCCCACGACGCCTTCTGGCTACCCGCCAGCGAGCACTGCAGCCTGTACGTGCACCAATGGCTGCCGGCCACACCGGTAAAAGCCGTGGTGCTGCTGGCCCACGGCATGGCCGAGCATGCCGGGCGCTACCTGCGCCTGGGGCATGCCCTGAGCGAGGCCGGCTTTGCCCTGTTCGCTGCCGACCAGCGCGGCCATGGGCGCACCGCCGAGCTGGGCAGCCTCGGCCTGTTCGCCCGCCATCATGGCTGGAATGCCGTAGTCAACGACCTTGGGCTGCTGGCCCAGCACATCGGCCAGCAGTTCCCGGGTACACCGCTGTTTCTGTTCGGCCACAGCATGGGCAGCTACATTGCCCAGGCCTACCTGCTGCACCACAGCGCCAGCCTGCACGGGGCGATTCTCAGTGGCTCCAACTACCAACCGGCGGCGCTGTACCGCGTGGCGCGGCTGATTGCCCGGCTGGAGGGCTGGCGCCAGGGGCCGCAAGGCAAGAGTGCGCTGATCGAATGGTTGTCGTTCGGTTCGTTCAACAAAGCCTTCAAACCCAACCGCACGGCGTTCGACTGGCTCAGCCGCGACCCGGCCGAGGTCGACTTGTATGTCAACGACCCGTTGTGCGGCTTTCGCTGCAGCAACCAGCTGTGGCTCGACCTGCTGCAAGGCTTGGCGCAGATCAGCCAGCCGGGTAACCTCGCGCAGATCGATCCGAACCTGCCCATGCTGGTGATCGGTGGCGAATGTGATCCGGTCAGTGCCGGCAAGCGTCTAACCCATCTGGCCGACGCCCTGCGTGCGACCGGCAATCGACATGTACAGCTGCGCGTCTATCCTGAGGCGCGGCATGAAGTACTCAACGAAACCAACCGTGACGAGGTCACCGCCGATATTCTCGGCTGGCTAGAACAGGCGCTGGCCCTTGGCCGCCCCGTGCGCAGTGAATGA
- the fadD2 gene encoding long-chain-fatty-acid--CoA ligase FadD2, which translates to MQADFWNDKRPAGVPSTIDINAYTSVVEVFERSCKRFADRPAFSNLGVTLNYAELERHSAAFAAWLQQHTDLKPGDRIAVQMPNVLQYPIAVFGAMRAGLIVVNTNPLYTEREMRHQFKDSGARALVYLNMFGKRVQEVLPDTGIEYLIEAKMGDLLPAAKGWLINTVVDKLKKMVPAYRLPQAISFKQVLRLGREQSPKPVPLSLDDIAVLQYTGGTTGLAKGAMLTHANLVANMLQVLACFSQHGPDGQKLLKDGQEVMIAPLPLYHIYAFTANCMCMMVTGNHNVLITNPRDIPGFIKELGKWRFSALLGLNTLFVALMDHPGFRQLDFSALKVTNSGGTALVKATAERWEALTGCRIVEGYGLTETSPVASTNPYGQLARLGTVGIPVAGTAFKVIDDDGNELPLGERGELCIKGPQVMKGYWQQPEATAQALDADGWFKTGDIAVIDPDGFTRIVDRKKDMIIVSGFNVYPNEIEDVVMGHPKVANCAAIGVPDERSGEAVKLFVVPREGGLSVEELKAYCKANFTGYKVPKHIVLRESLPMTPVGKILRRELRDIA; encoded by the coding sequence ATGCAAGCCGACTTCTGGAATGACAAGCGCCCGGCGGGCGTACCTTCCACCATCGACATCAATGCCTACACCTCGGTCGTCGAGGTGTTCGAGCGCTCCTGCAAGCGCTTTGCCGACCGCCCGGCGTTCAGCAACCTGGGCGTGACCCTGAACTACGCGGAGCTGGAGCGCCATTCGGCAGCCTTTGCCGCCTGGTTGCAGCAGCACACCGACCTCAAGCCGGGCGACCGCATCGCGGTGCAGATGCCCAACGTGCTGCAATACCCGATCGCCGTCTTCGGTGCCATGCGCGCCGGCCTGATCGTGGTCAACACCAACCCGCTGTACACCGAGCGCGAAATGCGCCACCAGTTCAAGGACAGTGGCGCACGCGCGCTGGTGTACCTGAACATGTTCGGCAAGCGCGTGCAGGAGGTGCTGCCCGATACCGGCATCGAGTACCTGATCGAGGCGAAAATGGGCGACCTGTTGCCTGCCGCCAAGGGCTGGCTGATCAACACCGTGGTCGACAAGCTGAAGAAGATGGTGCCAGCTTACCGGTTGCCCCAGGCGATATCGTTCAAGCAGGTGCTGCGCCTGGGCCGCGAGCAGTCGCCCAAACCGGTGCCGTTGAGCCTGGACGACATTGCCGTGCTGCAGTACACCGGCGGCACCACCGGCCTGGCCAAGGGCGCCATGCTCACCCATGCCAACCTGGTGGCCAACATGTTGCAGGTGCTGGCCTGCTTCTCGCAGCACGGGCCCGATGGGCAGAAGCTGCTCAAGGACGGCCAGGAGGTGATGATTGCGCCCCTGCCGCTGTACCACATCTATGCCTTTACCGCGAACTGCATGTGCATGATGGTCACCGGTAACCACAACGTGCTGATCACCAACCCACGGGACATCCCTGGCTTCATCAAGGAGCTGGGCAAGTGGCGTTTCTCCGCGCTGTTAGGGTTGAACACACTGTTTGTCGCGCTGATGGACCATCCCGGTTTCCGCCAGCTGGATTTCTCGGCGCTGAAGGTCACCAACTCCGGCGGCACGGCGCTGGTCAAGGCCACTGCCGAGCGCTGGGAAGCCCTTACCGGGTGCCGCATTGTCGAAGGCTACGGCCTGACAGAAACCTCGCCGGTGGCCAGCACCAACCCTTATGGCCAGTTGGCGCGCCTGGGCACCGTGGGCATACCGGTGGCGGGTACCGCGTTCAAGGTTATCGACGATGACGGCAACGAATTGCCGCTGGGCGAGCGGGGCGAGTTGTGCATCAAGGGCCCGCAGGTGATGAAGGGTTACTGGCAGCAGCCTGAGGCCACTGCTCAAGCGCTGGATGCGGACGGCTGGTTCAAGACCGGGGATATCGCGGTGATCGACCCGGACGGCTTCACCCGCATTGTCGACCGCAAGAAGGACATGATCATCGTCTCGGGCTTCAACGTGTACCCCAACGAGATCGAGGACGTGGTGATGGGCCACCCCAAGGTTGCCAACTGTGCGGCTATCGGCGTGCCGGACGAGCGCTCAGGCGAGGCGGTGAAGCTGTTCGTGGTGCCGCGCGAGGGCGGGTTGAGCGTGGAAGAGCTGAAGGCCTACTGCAAAGCCAACTTCACCGGCTACAAAGTACCCAAGCACATCGTGCTGCGCGAGTCGTTGCCGATGACGCCGGTGGGCAAGATCCTGCGGCGAGAGCTGCGCGACATAGCGTGA